From a region of the Methanothermobacter tenebrarum genome:
- a CDS encoding cysteine desulfurase, translated as MNPKELRKDIPLLENYVYLDAASTTPTPRPVVEAMDKYYYEYNANTGRGAYSLAVKATEKLEEARKKIADFVNAQAEEIIFTKNTTESINLVATGLTFEKGDSIIVPNIEHHSNFLPWLKLRKKEGVNIKIIKADKNGIIDPGRVEEAVDENTKLITVTHVSNAIGSVQDIKEIGRIAEENNILFMVDAAQSFGHMKVDVKKFKADFIAFPGHKGALGPVGTGFLYCNIQSVDELEPPNLGGGTVIDVLEDQFKLEEPPRRFEAGTLNIAGFIGLGRAIDYLKRIGMDKIEKHGKDLTRRLYESLTEINTLECYGDPKNIYGIVSFNIDNINPDDVARMLDEMAWICVRSGHHCAIPAMRHLGVHEKGGTVRASIHYYNILEDIEILTETINEIAKMGSVK; from the coding sequence ATGAACCCTAAAGAACTGAGAAAGGATATTCCACTCTTGGAAAATTATGTCTACCTTGATGCTGCAAGCACAACACCAACCCCCAGACCAGTGGTAGAGGCCATGGACAAATACTATTATGAGTATAATGCGAATACAGGAAGAGGTGCATATTCACTTGCAGTTAAAGCAACTGAAAAATTAGAAGAAGCGAGGAAAAAGATAGCGGATTTCGTGAATGCACAGGCAGAGGAGATAATATTCACAAAGAATACAACAGAATCAATAAATCTTGTTGCAACAGGCCTTACATTTGAGAAGGGGGATTCTATTATAGTTCCAAATATTGAACATCATTCAAATTTCTTGCCATGGTTAAAACTCCGAAAAAAAGAAGGAGTGAACATAAAAATAATCAAGGCAGATAAAAATGGTATTATCGACCCCGGGCGCGTAGAAGAGGCTGTCGACGAAAATACCAAGCTTATAACAGTAACACATGTATCTAATGCTATAGGCTCAGTACAAGATATAAAAGAGATCGGTAGGATCGCGGAAGAGAATAATATACTTTTCATGGTAGATGCTGCTCAATCATTTGGGCATATGAAAGTTGATGTTAAGAAATTTAAGGCAGACTTCATAGCATTCCCAGGACATAAAGGGGCTCTAGGCCCAGTTGGCACAGGATTCCTCTACTGTAACATTCAAAGTGTCGATGAACTTGAACCTCCAAATCTCGGCGGCGGGACCGTGATTGACGTCTTAGAAGATCAGTTTAAATTAGAAGAACCGCCAAGGAGGTTTGAGGCCGGAACATTAAATATAGCAGGTTTCATAGGCCTTGGAAGAGCCATAGACTACCTCAAGAGGATAGGCATGGATAAAATAGAAAAACATGGCAAGGATCTTACAAGAAGATTATATGAATCCCTCACTGAGATCAACACACTTGAATGTTATGGGGATCCCAAAAATATTTATGGGATAGTGTCCTTCAACATAGATAATATAAACCCTGATGATGTTGCGAGAATGCTAGATGAGATGGCTTGGATATGCGTTAGGAGCGGTCATCATTGCGCCATACCCGCTATGAGACATCTTGGAGTCCATGAAAAAGGTGGTACCGTTAGAGCCTCCAT